The genomic interval TCCATTTCCGGGCAGCCGAAAAAAGCCCCCCTGCGCACCCTCTTTTTGTACGGGTCCCGTGTTAAGGGCGCAGGCTCGGCATGTGTACGGGATGTTGCGCGTTCCTCACACGGTCCGTGCGGACGGACCGCTCGGCGCCGGAACCGAACCGGAGCCGGTGGCCGGCGTTCGCCTGCTCGGTGTGCACCCCGGTGAGGGTCCGCGCCCGCTCGCCGTCGCCGCGGGCCACGGCGTCCACGATCGCGCCGTGCTCCGCCCAGCAGGCCACCGGGTCGGCCGGCCCGTCGACCGCGTACATCCAGGCGATCTTGTGCCTGAGCTGGGTCAGCATCGACGTCAGCGCCGGGCTGCCGGAGGCCTGGGCGAGCGTCTCGTGGAACCAGCCGCCCAGTGAGCGCAGATCGTCGCTGCTGCCCTGACGTGCGCGTTCCTGCCCCAGCCTGACCAGGCCCCGCAGCACCTTCAGATGCGCGTCGGTGCGCCGCTGGGCCGCCCGCAGGGCGCTGAGGGGCTCCAGGAGCCGGCGCATCTCCAGCAGGTCGGCGGCCTCCTGCTCGGTGGGCTCCGCCACGCACGCGCCCGCGTGCCGCCGGGTCACCACGAAGCCCTCGGCCTCCAGCGTGCGCAGGGCCTCGCGGACGGGGACGCGGGAGACCCCGTAGCGGCGGGCGAGCAGTTCCTCGGTGAGCCGGCTCCCGCGCCCGTGGACACCGGCGACGATGTCGTCCCGGATCGCCGTGCACACCGAGTGCGCGGGAATACGCATGACCGACCTCCGGATCAATTCCCGTGGAACGTCGACGATTGACGTCCGTTCGTGACTCTATTGCAATCGGCGGAGATTTCCGACGGCGGACCGGAATTCCTCCATGATTTTCGGACGGAGGGCGCCGGGACGGATGCGCCCCGGAACGGCGAAAGCCCCGGCTCGCGGAGAGCCGGGGCCCGAGGGCGTGACGGGCGCGCCTCAGATGTTCACGCCGTGCGACCGGAGGTAGGCGACCGGGTCGAGGTCGGAGCCGTACTCGGCGGACGTGCGGGCCTCGAAGTGGAGGTGGGCGCCGGTGACGTTGCCCGTGGCGCCGGAAAAACCGATCTGCTGGCCGGCGGCGACCTCCTGCCCCACCGACACGGCGATCGACGACAGGTGCGCGTACTGGGTGTACGTGCCGTCGTGCATCTTGATGACGACCTGATTGCCGTACGCGCCGCCCCAGCCGGCCTCGACGACGGTGCCGACGCCCACGGACTGGACGGGCGTGCCGCTCGCGGCGTGGAAGTCGATCCCGGTGTGGCTGCCGGACGACCAGATGGCGCCGCCGCTCCGGTAGGCGGTCGAGACGTACGAGCCGGGGATCGGGGAGACGAAGGTGTTGAGCCGCTTGCGCTCGGCCTCGCGGGCGGCGCGCTCCTTCGCGGCACGGGCCTTCTCCGCCTCCTCGGCGGCCCGCTCGCGCGCCGCCTCCTCGGCGGCCTTGCGCGCGGCCGCCTCGGCCGCCACGCGGGCGGCCTCGTGCTGGGCGGCGGCCTGGGCGTCGATGCGGTCGGCGATCACGTCGCCCAGGGTGACGACTGGGGTGAGGCCGGTCTGTGCCGCGGCCGGTTCGGCGGCGAGCGCGGGGGCCGCGAGGGAGCCGACGACGCCGGTGCCCGCGAGGGCCGCGACGCCCGCGGCGCGGGCGGAACCGCGCTGGACGCGGCTGGGACGACGGTGCTTCCCGGTGGCGCGGGTGAACGCCATGTACAGGCTGGTCCTTTCCTTCCCTCTCGCCTACCGGGTTAGCTGACGGGTTCGGAGCAGGAAGGTCTCCTACGGACCCCCTCGCGACACGCGCGGGCGTCCGATTCACCCCAGGGATCTCATGTGGGTCCCCGGCTCCCCTGGCTCGCGCCGTACGGGGACTCGGCGATGGCTGTCCGGTGCCGCGGGTGCGGCGCACTGCCCGACGAACAGCCCGCACGAAGCTAAACGGGACGTCGCGCGATCCCCAAACGATTCCCGCGTTTTGTAGCGCATACCACAGGGCAGACAGGCAACCTCCGCCCCAATTCGGGCATAAGGGAGCCCCGGTGGCGTCGCCGTCACCGGGGCCTTTCACGCGCGCGTGTGCGGCGGTTGCCCTACTCGGCCGTCACGACGGTGACTTCGCCGATCCCGAGCGCCTCCACGGGCGCCTTGATCTGCGCCGCGTCACCGACGAGCACGGTGACGAGACGGTCCACCGGGAAGGCGTTCACGACGGCTGCCGTGGCCTCCACGGTGCCGGTCGCGGCCAACTGCCGGTACAGATCGGCCTGGTAATGGTCCGGCAGGTGCTGCTCGACCTGGTCGGCCAGCGTGCTCGCGACGGCCGCGGCGGTCTCGTACTTGAGCGGCGCCACGCCCACCAGGTTCTGCACGGCGACGTCGCGCTCCTCGTCGGTGAGGCCCTCGGCGGCCAGCGTGCGCAGCACGGTCCACAGGTCGTCCAGCGCCGGACCGGTGTTGGGGGTGTCGACGGAGCCGCTGATGGCCAGCATCGACGCGCCCGTGCCGTCCGGGGCGGACCGCAGCACCTGGCCGAACGCCCGGACGCCGTAGGTGTATCCCTTCTCCTCGCGCAGGACGCGGTCCAGGCGCGAGGTGAGGGTGCCGCCGAGGCAGTACGTGCCGAGCACCTGCGCGGGCCACACCCGGTCGTGCCGGTCCGGGCCGACACGGCCGATCAGCAGCTGCGTCTGGACGGCGCCGGGCCGGTCCACGATGACCACGCGGCCGGTGTCGTCCGCGACCACCGGCGGCACCGGCCGCGGCTGGGCCTGCGAGCCCGTCCAGGCGCCCAGGGTGTCGGCGAGCAGCGCGTCCAGGTCGACGCCGGTGAGGTCGCCGACCACCACGGCGGTCGCCGTGGCCGGGCGGACGTGCTTCTCGTAGAAGCCGCGCACGGCCGCGGAGTCGATGCGCGCGACGGTCTCCTCGGTGCCCTGACGCGGGCGCGACATGCGCGAACTCGCCGGGAACAGCTCCTTGGAGAGCTCCTTCGCGGCGCGGCGGGACGGGCTCGCCAGCTCGTGCGGGATCTCGTCGAGGCGGTTGCGGACCAGTCGCTCGATCTCGCTGTCGGCGAAGGCGGGCGCGCGCAGGGCGTCGGCGACCAGACCGAGCCCCTTGGCCAGCCGCGAGGCCGGCACCTCGAGGCTGAGGCGGACGCCGGGGTGGTCGGCGTGCGCGTCCAGAGTGGCGCCGCAGCGCTCCAGCTCGGCGGCGAACTCCTCGGCGGTGTGCTTGTCGGTGCCCTCGGAGAAGGCGCGCGCCATGATCGTGGCGACGCCGTCGAGGTCCTCCGGCTCCGCGTCCAGGGGGGCGTCGAGGACCACCTCGACGGCGACGACCTGCTGGCCGGGGCGGTGGCAGCGCAGCACGGTCAGGCCGTTGTCGAGGCCACCGCGCTCGGGGGCCGGGAAGGCCCAGGGCTTGGCCTCGCCCGCCTGCGGCCGGGGGTGGAACTCCATCGTGGCGAGCTCGGTCACTTCGCCGTCTCCTCGTCGTCGTCGGCGCCGGCACCAACTGCGGCGGCTGCGGCTTCCTCGGTCTCGTCGGCGGCGTCCTCGGCCGCCGGGGCGACGGGCTCGTAGACGAGCACCGCGCGGTTGTCGGGCCGCAGACGGGCCTTGGCGACCTCCTGGACCTCCTCGGCGGTCACCTCCAGGACGCGGCTCACGGCGGTCAGGGCGAGCTGGGGATCGCCGAACAGCACGGCGTAGCGGCAGAGTTCGTCGGCGCGGCCGGCGACCGTGCCGAGCCTGTCGAGCCACTCGCGCTCCAGCTGGGCCTGGGCGCGCTCCATCTCCTCGGCGGTGGGGCCCTCCTCGGCGAAGCGGGCGAGCTCCTCGTCGATGGCGGCCTCGATGACGGGCACCTCGACGTCGCCGGACGTCTTGACGTCCAGCCAGCCCAGGGACGGCGCCCCGGCCAGCCGCAGCAGGCCGAACCCGGCGGTCACGGCCGTACGGTCGCGCCGCACCAGGCGGTTGTAGAGCCGCGAGGACTCGCCGCCGCCGAGGACGGTGAGCGCCAGGTCGGCCGCGTCGCACG from Streptomyces sp. DH-12 carries:
- a CDS encoding M23 family metallopeptidase, with the protein product MAFTRATGKHRRPSRVQRGSARAAGVAALAGTGVVGSLAAPALAAEPAAAQTGLTPVVTLGDVIADRIDAQAAAQHEAARVAAEAAARKAAEEAARERAAEEAEKARAAKERAAREAERKRLNTFVSPIPGSYVSTAYRSGGAIWSSGSHTGIDFHAASGTPVQSVGVGTVVEAGWGGAYGNQVVIKMHDGTYTQYAHLSSIAVSVGQEVAAGQQIGFSGATGNVTGAHLHFEARTSAEYGSDLDPVAYLRSHGVNI
- a CDS encoding GntR family transcriptional regulator yields the protein MRIPAHSVCTAIRDDIVAGVHGRGSRLTEELLARRYGVSRVPVREALRTLEAEGFVVTRRHAGACVAEPTEQEAADLLEMRRLLEPLSALRAAQRRTDAHLKVLRGLVRLGQERARQGSSDDLRSLGGWFHETLAQASGSPALTSMLTQLRHKIAWMYAVDGPADPVACWAEHGAIVDAVARGDGERARTLTGVHTEQANAGHRLRFGSGAERSVRTDRVRNAQHPVHMPSLRP
- a CDS encoding pitrilysin family protein, with product MTELATMEFHPRPQAGEAKPWAFPAPERGGLDNGLTVLRCHRPGQQVVAVEVVLDAPLDAEPEDLDGVATIMARAFSEGTDKHTAEEFAAELERCGATLDAHADHPGVRLSLEVPASRLAKGLGLVADALRAPAFADSEIERLVRNRLDEIPHELASPSRRAAKELSKELFPASSRMSRPRQGTEETVARIDSAAVRGFYEKHVRPATATAVVVGDLTGVDLDALLADTLGAWTGSQAQPRPVPPVVADDTGRVVIVDRPGAVQTQLLIGRVGPDRHDRVWPAQVLGTYCLGGTLTSRLDRVLREEKGYTYGVRAFGQVLRSAPDGTGASMLAISGSVDTPNTGPALDDLWTVLRTLAAEGLTDEERDVAVQNLVGVAPLKYETAAAVASTLADQVEQHLPDHYQADLYRQLAATGTVEATAAVVNAFPVDRLVTVLVGDAAQIKAPVEALGIGEVTVVTAE